A DNA window from Polyangiaceae bacterium contains the following coding sequences:
- a CDS encoding lysophospholipid acyltransferase family protein produces the protein MSAKKPNRSATTSKSRPARTKKTATSKAAATKAATKKPAAKKRAAKKTTAAKAGTTATTERATPERGTSKQAPRKRPGTSRSKVLGASSLRGSTDDDADLDSPPELGIGSRVVPPTMSFPEEEPARPRRARRADADVEAEIRALEARLDGLIHRSAAGDDESLREQVQNVTREVVERLTPPVEVPGGADGGVSAAVKELLSSEYYTRQWGRLGMRSRSEEVDEFGLDPVYESRLRPLLDFLCERYFRVETAGVEKLPAKGRALVVANHSGTVPLDGLVLRSVVRLRHPSARDLRWLAEDFVYYLPFAGAFFTRLGAVRACQENAERLLEGEELVAVFPEGVKGIGKLFRDRYQLQRFGRGGFIRLCLRTHTPIIPCAIVGAEETNPLLMRVEYLSKALGIPYVPVTPTFPWLGPFGLIPAPTKWKIAFADPIPVDSYGPEAAEDHLLVGRLAERVRNAIQELLDQTLAKRSSVWLG, from the coding sequence GTGAGTGCCAAGAAGCCGAACCGCAGCGCGACTACCAGCAAGAGTCGCCCCGCTCGCACCAAGAAGACGGCGACGTCGAAGGCCGCAGCCACGAAAGCTGCGACCAAGAAGCCCGCAGCGAAGAAGCGCGCAGCCAAGAAGACCACGGCCGCGAAGGCAGGGACGACGGCAACGACCGAGAGAGCGACGCCCGAGCGAGGAACGTCGAAGCAGGCGCCACGCAAACGCCCCGGCACCAGCCGCAGCAAAGTGCTGGGCGCGTCGTCACTGCGAGGAAGCACCGATGACGACGCGGACTTGGACTCGCCGCCGGAGCTAGGCATCGGCTCTCGCGTGGTTCCGCCGACGATGAGCTTTCCCGAAGAAGAGCCCGCGCGGCCGCGACGAGCACGGCGAGCCGACGCGGACGTGGAAGCGGAGATTCGCGCGCTGGAGGCTCGCCTGGACGGTCTCATCCATCGCAGCGCGGCTGGCGACGACGAGTCTCTGCGCGAACAGGTGCAGAACGTCACTCGCGAGGTGGTCGAGCGATTGACTCCGCCCGTCGAGGTCCCGGGCGGCGCGGATGGAGGCGTCAGCGCCGCCGTCAAAGAGCTGCTGAGCAGCGAGTACTACACTCGGCAGTGGGGGCGCCTCGGCATGCGCAGTCGTTCCGAGGAGGTCGATGAGTTCGGCCTCGACCCAGTCTACGAGAGCCGACTGCGACCTCTGCTCGACTTCCTGTGCGAGCGCTACTTTCGTGTGGAAACCGCCGGAGTGGAGAAGCTTCCGGCGAAGGGTCGAGCGCTCGTCGTGGCGAACCATTCGGGCACCGTGCCCTTGGATGGTCTCGTGCTCCGTAGTGTCGTCCGACTTCGACACCCATCCGCACGGGACCTACGCTGGCTCGCGGAGGACTTCGTCTACTACCTGCCCTTCGCCGGCGCTTTCTTCACGCGCCTCGGGGCCGTGCGCGCCTGCCAAGAGAACGCGGAGCGCTTGCTCGAGGGCGAGGAGTTGGTGGCGGTCTTCCCCGAAGGCGTGAAGGGCATCGGCAAGCTCTTTCGCGATCGCTATCAGCTCCAGCGCTTCGGACGGGGCGGCTTCATTCGCCTGTGCCTGCGCACACACACGCCGATCATTCCCTGCGCCATCGTCGGTGCCGAGGAAACCAACCCCCTGCTAATGCGCGTCGAGTACCTGTCCAAGGCCTTGGGCATTCCCTACGTGCCCGTCACGCCCACTTTCCCCTGGCTGGGCCCCTTCGGTCTGATCCCAGCCCCCACCAAGTGGAAGATCGCCTTCGCGGATCCCATCCCGGTCGACAGCTACGGTCCCGAGGCCGCGGAGGATCATCTGCTCGTGGGCCGGCTCGCCGAGCGAGTGCGCAACGCGATTCAGGAGCTACTCGACCAGACCCTGGCCAAGCGGTCGAGCGTGTGGCTCGGCTAG
- the truB gene encoding tRNA pseudouridine(55) synthase TruB yields MARLGPTGLLVVDKPSGATSHDVVQRLRRAYATRRVGHAGTLDPLATGVLVVLFGEGTKLAGCLTLQDKTYVAGVRFGVGTDSFDSDGAVTEQCELPEGGLDPSEVERAVREEAERTRQVPPAISALRVGGERAYAAARAGRPLILEPREVRVHHCRLLSLEPDSAEVELCVSKGYYVRSFARDLGARLGVPAHLTSLRRTKSGAFGLDEAVTLPLPEPPPPLTTLSAAAARALHCIRLNAAGVTHARHGRPIPRDDVLDSDWTDRDTVALTTDAGELIGLGRIEAGALFVTRGILPSGDAA; encoded by the coding sequence GTGGCTCGGCTAGGTCCTACGGGATTGCTCGTCGTCGACAAGCCGTCAGGAGCCACGAGTCACGACGTCGTGCAGCGGTTACGGCGCGCATACGCCACGCGTCGCGTAGGCCACGCGGGGACGCTCGACCCGCTGGCTACCGGGGTGCTCGTGGTGCTCTTCGGCGAGGGCACGAAGCTCGCGGGCTGCCTGACCTTGCAGGACAAGACCTATGTTGCTGGGGTGCGCTTCGGGGTAGGCACCGACTCCTTCGATTCCGACGGCGCCGTGACCGAGCAGTGCGAACTACCCGAAGGTGGGCTCGACCCGAGCGAAGTCGAACGCGCAGTGCGTGAAGAGGCGGAGCGCACACGACAGGTGCCACCGGCCATCAGCGCCCTGCGCGTCGGCGGCGAGCGGGCCTACGCGGCAGCGCGAGCCGGCCGCCCGCTGATCCTCGAACCGCGCGAGGTCCGGGTGCATCACTGCCGACTGCTGTCCCTCGAGCCCGACAGCGCAGAGGTCGAGTTGTGCGTGAGCAAGGGCTACTATGTCCGCTCTTTTGCGCGAGATCTGGGAGCTCGACTCGGCGTTCCGGCGCACCTGACGTCGCTGCGTCGCACGAAAAGCGGGGCTTTCGGCCTCGACGAGGCGGTGACGCTTCCACTTCCCGAACCGCCGCCGCCGCTGACGACGCTGTCGGCAGCCGCCGCGCGTGCCCTGCATTGTATCCGCTTGAATGCGGCAGGTGTCACTCACGCTCGCCATGGGCGCCCCATCCCACGCGATGATGTCCTCGACAGCGACTGGACCGATCGGGACACCGTGGCGCTGACGACGGACGCGGGGGAACTCATCGGACTGGGACGCATCGAGGCCGGCGCGCTGTTCGTCACCCGCGGAATTCTGCCGTCAGGCGACGCGGCCTAG
- a CDS encoding hemolysin family protein, with translation MAPESPPASDYILAALPALLAAAFGAASTAIGALSVARRVALRDSLQGPLRRALDRYLMDGRAIEARWLALRVLGIAVTASLLGRLLPQALGGWTSPLAALLALVLYGLPAEISKAIVLRAPESAAPRLLSLLRPFEWVVMPLAAPLVAVGRLVGQSVAKGGSIPPDARVREQEVELLVAESEQSGVLDHEQSEMIRNVLEFRDLTAGDVMVPRTRIMAFEIDTPVDQIIREAADNGHSRYPVYRERIDNVVGVLHIKDLLTRSHDSEEAVAVTSVMRTPVAFVPETFPASSALRDMRAGRHHLAVVIDEHGGIAGIVTLEDLVEEIVGEIQDEHDSEDPPVVRLPGGRLLVDASISIGDLERYLGTDLPEDGDYHSLGGFVVERLGRVPRPGARFVAQGHEFLVRDADARHVSKVEIAPARRSHPDGGGDSTVSAA, from the coding sequence TTGGCTCCAGAATCCCCACCCGCGTCCGACTACATCCTCGCTGCCCTACCCGCCCTGCTCGCTGCCGCCTTTGGAGCAGCGAGCACCGCGATCGGCGCACTGTCCGTCGCGAGGCGTGTTGCGCTCCGAGACTCGCTGCAGGGTCCCCTGCGCCGCGCGCTAGATCGATATCTGATGGATGGGCGCGCCATCGAAGCGCGCTGGCTTGCGCTGCGCGTGCTCGGCATCGCGGTGACTGCGTCCCTCCTCGGTCGTCTGCTGCCCCAAGCGCTCGGCGGTTGGACGTCGCCTCTAGCTGCGTTACTCGCGCTGGTGCTCTACGGCCTGCCTGCCGAGATCTCGAAGGCGATCGTGTTGCGCGCCCCGGAGTCCGCGGCGCCGCGCTTGCTGTCCCTCCTGCGGCCCTTCGAGTGGGTGGTGATGCCCTTGGCGGCGCCGCTCGTGGCCGTGGGCCGTCTGGTCGGTCAATCCGTGGCCAAGGGCGGCTCGATTCCGCCCGATGCACGCGTGCGCGAACAAGAAGTGGAACTCCTCGTCGCAGAGAGCGAACAGAGCGGCGTGCTCGATCACGAGCAGTCCGAGATGATCCGCAACGTGCTCGAGTTCCGTGACTTGACCGCCGGTGACGTGATGGTGCCGCGCACGCGGATCATGGCCTTCGAGATCGACACCCCTGTCGACCAGATCATCCGCGAAGCAGCCGACAACGGGCACTCACGCTATCCGGTCTATCGCGAGCGAATCGACAACGTCGTCGGCGTCCTGCACATCAAGGATTTGCTCACCCGCAGCCACGATTCCGAGGAAGCCGTGGCAGTCACCAGCGTGATGCGCACGCCCGTGGCCTTCGTGCCGGAAACCTTCCCCGCGTCCTCTGCCTTGCGCGACATGCGTGCGGGACGCCACCACTTGGCCGTCGTGATCGACGAGCACGGCGGCATCGCCGGCATCGTCACGCTCGAAGACTTGGTGGAAGAGATCGTCGGCGAGATCCAAGACGAGCACGACAGCGAAGATCCTCCGGTCGTTCGCCTGCCCGGCGGCCGGCTACTGGTAGACGCCAGCATTTCCATCGGCGACTTGGAGCGCTACCTCGGCACCGACTTGCCCGAGGACGGCGACTACCATTCCCTCGGCGGGTTCGTGGTCGAACGCCTCGGTCGCGTGCCGAGGCCCGGAGCGCGCTTCGTGGCTCAAGGCCACGAGTTCTTGGTGCGCGACGCGGACGCACGGCACGTCTCGAAAGTGGAGATCGCGCCCGCGCGGCGATCCCATCCCGACGGCGGCGGGGACAGCACGGTCAGCGCGGCGTGA
- a CDS encoding alpha/beta hydrolase yields the protein MADAATSGILTTEDGANLAFYDLGGSGPPVLLANGLGGPLRSWQRQIDYLGERYRIISWDYRGLYGSTLAPGDPPRLDVPTHARDLARVAAHLGVERAACIGWSMGVQVLLELYETRPELVSHLVLINGTYGKPLDNVTLPLVSKIVPQLVKNARRLEGVGASLVRRAGDQPETVLWLKRLGLVAATLDDDLFREIAAEFSNVNLSIYMDLLQALGEHDATRMLESVRVPTLVITGDRDRMTPKELALEMARRIPGGELLVVRGASHYAALEYPELVNLRIEKFFREHGVG from the coding sequence ATGGCGGACGCGGCGACGTCGGGGATCTTGACCACGGAAGATGGCGCCAACCTCGCCTTCTACGACCTTGGCGGCAGTGGGCCGCCAGTCCTGCTCGCAAACGGACTTGGAGGACCGCTGCGCTCGTGGCAACGCCAGATCGACTATCTGGGTGAGCGCTACCGAATAATCAGTTGGGATTACCGCGGCTTATACGGATCGACCCTCGCCCCAGGGGATCCGCCACGCCTGGACGTCCCGACTCACGCCCGGGACCTGGCCCGCGTGGCCGCGCACCTCGGCGTGGAGCGGGCGGCTTGCATCGGTTGGAGCATGGGGGTGCAAGTGCTCCTGGAGCTGTATGAAACCCGCCCGGAGCTGGTGAGCCACCTTGTCCTCATCAATGGCACCTACGGCAAACCTCTGGACAACGTGACGCTGCCCCTGGTGAGCAAGATCGTGCCTCAGCTGGTGAAGAACGCTCGACGGCTCGAAGGCGTGGGCGCGAGCCTCGTGCGTCGTGCCGGCGATCAGCCCGAGACCGTGCTTTGGCTCAAGCGGCTGGGGCTGGTAGCCGCGACCCTCGACGACGATCTGTTCCGCGAGATCGCAGCCGAGTTTTCCAACGTGAACCTGAGCATCTACATGGACCTCTTGCAGGCGCTGGGTGAGCATGACGCGACCCGCATGCTGGAAAGCGTCCGCGTGCCCACGCTGGTCATCACTGGCGATCGGGACCGCATGACGCCGAAGGAGCTAGCCTTGGAGATGGCTCGCCGCATCCCCGGCGGTGAGCTCTTGGTCGTCCGAGGTGCCAGTCACTACGCTGCCCTCGAGTACCCCGAGCTCGTGAACCTGCGCATCGAGAAGTTCTTCCGCGAGCACGGAGTCGGATGA
- a CDS encoding PilZ domain-containing protein — MFDRRAAIRKPIRVLFNKYIHGYPHLCESLDLSESGLLARAFGEPRDLLQSFTMELKLPGETSSAWVWARGVWRHGRSQAFEFVTSAEERARITRYLAVA; from the coding sequence ATGTTCGATCGACGCGCCGCCATTCGAAAGCCCATCCGAGTCTTGTTCAATAAGTACATCCATGGCTACCCGCACCTCTGTGAAAGTCTCGATCTGTCGGAGAGCGGTTTGCTCGCTCGCGCTTTCGGCGAGCCGCGGGATTTGCTGCAGTCTTTCACGATGGAACTCAAACTCCCCGGCGAGACGTCCAGCGCGTGGGTTTGGGCCCGCGGCGTCTGGCGGCACGGGCGCAGCCAGGCGTTCGAGTTCGTGACCTCTGCCGAGGAGCGCGCACGGATCACTCGCTACCTCGCCGTCGCCTGA